One Deltaproteobacteria bacterium DNA segment encodes these proteins:
- a CDS encoding Smr/MutS family protein, whose protein sequence is MKTKKPQGFHTPFEALGGLLNGPGKKKKPKFPHIPAAPEKPAQPLVKAPVEAVSSPEDDASLFSRYTTDVSPLHTKKERLPRAPGAISEPPVAEDPDATALGLLKQLIEGGSGFVVSHTGEYIEGTGYGIHPDMAKRLHSGEFSIQAHVDLHGMMVDEAEEALDEFLTRSLAQGLRAVLVVHGRGRSSRNEPLLKNRVLYRLTKGAWRKWVIAFASARSCDGGAGATYVLFRDRPVTGRQKKKT, encoded by the coding sequence ATGAAAACCAAAAAGCCCCAGGGTTTTCATACGCCCTTTGAAGCCCTGGGCGGACTTTTGAACGGGCCGGGAAAAAAGAAAAAGCCGAAATTCCCCCATATCCCCGCAGCACCCGAAAAACCGGCCCAACCTTTGGTCAAAGCCCCTGTCGAAGCCGTTTCATCGCCCGAAGACGACGCCTCGCTGTTTTCCCGCTACACCACAGATGTCAGCCCGCTTCATACCAAAAAGGAGCGTCTGCCCAGAGCGCCTGGCGCGATTTCCGAGCCGCCGGTTGCTGAAGACCCGGACGCCACGGCCCTTGGCCTTTTGAAGCAGCTCATAGAAGGCGGAAGCGGATTCGTTGTGTCCCACACCGGCGAATACATCGAGGGCACCGGCTACGGCATCCACCCGGACATGGCCAAGCGCCTTCACTCCGGAGAGTTTTCCATACAGGCCCACGTCGATCTGCACGGAATGATGGTTGACGAGGCCGAGGAAGCCCTGGACGAATTTCTCACAAGATCGCTGGCCCAGGGCCTGAGGGCCGTGCTGGTGGTTCATGGCCGGGGGCGTTCTTCCAGAAACGAGCCCCTTCTGAAAAACCGGGTTCTTTACAGGCTCACCAAGGGGGCCTGGCGCAAGTGGGTGATCGCCTTCGCCTCGGCCCGTTCCTGCGACGGCGGGGCAGGGGCCACCTACGTGCTTTTTCGTGACAGACCGGTCACCGGCAGGCAGAAGAAAAAAACCTGA
- a CDS encoding M48 family metalloprotease — MFFQLFLAIVWIILYTAAPADIPRHGAGSTILVLTAGFVTCAVGGRLHFRHLVLRSSDLSVISRGAFMERALSTHGIMVLALFSFYFFATDARYYLDLLTKPVPTFGALVFFFFFMAHLNSAMVSATCQESGTTEARGPFSIRNPGLFPMTWMAFAPWFMLSGVSDLLGLISWRPFQLAWQSPWGQAVFLMLSFFGVALFGPFLVIKLWGSRPLPESPLKDFLDGLCERMGLEYAGIVTWPILNHMPTAAVMGIWGRFRYILVTEALLAIATPGELAAVMAHEIGHVKRRHVWYYFGAVAGFSLLAFGAETLSSWAALIFFGRFPALYTKYFSDTSMGAFQAFTQAAFFILFFRYVFGYFMRNFEREADLYIFQSPADPTDLVTCLEKIARFSGKPIDAKSWHHFGIKERMDYVMLAMDDSRWISRHADKVKKSIVAAGVFLAVAGPLSLALATGQMGKGVHEKLVTGVFESLKSLPEPLTGSASLDYADFLFSRGDYSGARSEYERVLALDQGNARAANNLAWMLATCPDPVACDRGLALTLAKRAALAEPLPHILDTLAEALFQNGFFDEAIKAEQEALNGSDPDNEYFQAQLERFKAAAQKAGGFRDTQGKGA; from the coding sequence ATGTTCTTCCAACTTTTTTTGGCGATAGTCTGGATAATCCTCTACACTGCGGCCCCCGCCGACATCCCCAGGCACGGGGCAGGCTCCACCATCCTGGTGCTGACGGCCGGATTCGTCACCTGCGCCGTGGGGGGACGCCTGCATTTCCGCCACCTGGTGCTCCGCTCCTCGGACCTGTCGGTGATTTCACGAGGGGCCTTCATGGAAAGGGCGCTTTCCACCCACGGAATAATGGTTCTGGCCCTGTTCTCGTTTTATTTTTTCGCCACCGACGCAAGATATTATCTCGATCTTCTCACCAAACCGGTTCCCACTTTCGGGGCACTGGTCTTTTTTTTCTTCTTCATGGCCCACCTGAATTCGGCCATGGTTTCAGCCACCTGCCAGGAATCGGGCACCACCGAGGCCAGGGGGCCTTTCTCCATCAGGAATCCGGGCCTTTTCCCAATGACTTGGATGGCCTTCGCCCCGTGGTTCATGCTTTCGGGCGTGTCGGACCTTTTGGGCCTGATTTCCTGGAGGCCCTTTCAACTGGCCTGGCAAAGCCCGTGGGGACAGGCGGTTTTTCTGATGTTGTCCTTTTTCGGAGTGGCGCTTTTCGGGCCCTTTCTGGTCATAAAATTATGGGGCAGCCGCCCTCTTCCGGAAAGCCCCTTGAAGGACTTTCTGGACGGGCTTTGCGAGCGCATGGGCCTCGAATACGCCGGAATAGTGACCTGGCCCATTTTGAACCACATGCCCACCGCCGCAGTGATGGGCATATGGGGCCGGTTCCGTTACATACTGGTCACAGAGGCCCTTTTGGCCATAGCCACTCCGGGGGAGTTGGCCGCCGTGATGGCCCACGAGATAGGGCACGTCAAGCGCAGGCACGTGTGGTACTATTTCGGGGCTGTGGCCGGGTTCTCGCTTCTGGCCTTTGGCGCGGAAACCCTTTCAAGCTGGGCCGCCCTCATCTTTTTCGGGCGCTTTCCGGCGCTTTACACAAAATATTTTTCCGACACCTCCATGGGAGCCTTCCAGGCCTTCACCCAGGCGGCTTTTTTCATCCTCTTCTTCCGGTACGTGTTCGGATATTTCATGCGGAATTTCGAGAGGGAGGCGGACCTGTACATTTTCCAGAGCCCCGCCGATCCGACCGACCTAGTCACCTGCCTTGAAAAGATAGCGCGATTTTCCGGCAAGCCCATAGACGCAAAAAGCTGGCATCATTTCGGGATAAAGGAACGCATGGATTACGTGATGCTCGCCATGGACGATTCCAGGTGGATATCGCGCCACGCCGACAAGGTGAAAAAAAGCATAGTGGCGGCGGGGGTGTTCCTGGCCGTGGCAGGCCCCTTAAGTCTTGCCCTGGCCACCGGGCAGATGGGCAAAGGCGTACACGAAAAGCTCGTCACGGGCGTTTTCGAGTCATTGAAAAGCCTGCCCGAACCGCTCACGGGAAGCGCCTCGCTGGATTACGCGGATTTTCTTTTTTCGAGGGGTGACTACTCCGGGGCGCGATCGGAGTACGAGCGCGTTCTGGCCCTGGATCAAGGCAACGCAAGGGCCGCCAACAACCTTGCCTGGATGCTGGCCACATGCCCCGATCCCGTCGCGTGCGACAGGGGCCTTGCCCTCACGCTGGCCAAAAGGGCGGCTCTGGCCGAACCTTTGCCTCACATCTTGGACACCCTGGCCGAGGCTCTTTTTCAGAACGGTTTTTTTGATGAGGCCATAAAGGCCGAGCAGGAGGCCCTCAACGGGTCCGACCCCGACAACGAGTACTTCCAGGCCCAGCTGGAAAGATTTAAGGCAGCCGCTCAAAAGGCCGGGGGCTTTAGGGACACACAGGGAAAAGGCGCTTGA